The window TACGAATTGTTGCTTACTAGGTTAAGACCAGGCTTTTGTGTTTGGGTTCGAGCTGCGATCAACACTTCCTATTCCACCATCACCAGCCGGTTATGGAGaaagttattgaaaccactgCTTTTCACTTGAGAGAATTTGAGGGGAAGGATCGACTCACATCTTCCATGGACCAAAATTCCGTTTTTGCTAAACCTTTGAATTTTTGCAACCTCAGTAATAATtccaataaaaaatattatagGCGACAAACGTCAGCGGAAACAAAACACGAGAAATCTTATCAATAATTTCGGCTCGTTTCATCATTCGCTTGCTCCTTTGGGTGGTCTGATCAAGTACTCCATCGTCCATCACGAACCTGTTTGCTTTGGTCACGCCATGGGCCATTTCAATATCGTCTTCAAAGTTTGATCTTTGATCGTTTCGATTATACTCATTGGGATTGCGTCTGTGCGTCCTGGATCCAAACAGGCAGGTCTTCAATGACGAGCAAAGTCTTGAGGAAAGAGGAGTTGCACGCTTCTGAAATACGAtaaaatgaaactttatttAGCGACGACGTGCTATACTAGCTACAGTGTATACGACACTGTTATTCATCGAAATGTGGATTGTACTGAGATGAAGAGCGAGAGTATGAAATTTAAGGCTTATttatcagcatcatcatcatcaacatcttcgtcgtcgtcgtcatcatcatcatcatcatcatcatcatcatcatcatcattttcctCATATCCATCATCATTATCgtatcatcctcatcatcattgGAACCATCAACGTCATAATCGTCGTAATCATTACCGTcctcatcatcataatcatcctagtcgtcatcgtcattatcCTCATCGCCATCATCTTCATCATGGTATCATTATTGGAACCACCATCGAcatcattatcgtcattatcatcatcatcattggcACCATCAACGTCATCATTATCGCAATCATAAttgtcatgatcatcatcatcattaccatcgtcattgtcatcagTCATCTGAGCAAGCATTGCTCCAACTAATCTAATTCGCGTTATGTGGGTTgggtttattggttctctactctggaCTTAGTTATAATTTATTGTCTCTGGATACTTGATACTTCTGAACAAAATACCTTGTGAATTTGAGAAAGTGGTTAGAATAGCTATGTCAACTTTTTCTTACACAGAAAAAAAGACCTTCATTTGTTCTTTCTTGCCGGACCAAACCACAGTTAacacgagaaaacgaaaataCCTTGAATCTAATCGCTTTGTCTTTGAAATTGCTTGCCTTCCTTGCAACGACAAACACTATCAGGCATTCAATCAAAGACAGGAAGACAAAGATGAAGGAGACCAGCAGGTACCAGTCCAGTGCTTTTGGGTAGCTGACTTTAGGCAGATTACCATTCAGAGATCCGAGAAGGAACATTATGGTCAGAATTGTGGTGATACCCAAAGCCATTCTGTTGCCGATGTCATCTTTCTCCATCCAGAACACGATCCAGCTTAGGACAACGACAAAGATGTTTGGGAAGTAGACTTGGATAAGAAAGTAACCGATGCGTCGATGAAAGAAAAACGTGGCAGTGAGGATTGAGAAGTTTGCTGGAAAAAATAACACGTTTTTATGTCACTCATTGAGAATATGTGACATACGATGTCAAAGCGATCTTGCAACCAGCGCGTCCCATTGTTTGAAATCATGTTTAATTTACTGGGTGAATTTGTCAGCCAATAGCTttcattagtatatactaaaacgggGGACAGCGTTAAacacgcgctctgattggctactcaaactcagAATTCTCTTTgttattcacctccgagcaactctcGCGGGATTTGTGTAATCTGTGCAGGaacaaatgagttaaaatcatctttttgggCTATGTTATCTCACTATTTTAGCatgtactaaaacaactattaacCTCTGTTAGTTTCGGTGGCTAGTGGTAAATATTTACCGTGCCGATTCGCGCTTCGgtgattagggagcttaagcacgcacgtttttagactcagacggcaaccggaagagaacaggTCGCGTACCAGGACAGCGGTATCTCCCAGGTTTTTATagttatcatctctaatggggaaAAGATACGTAGCAATGTAAACgtagttgtgtgaagacaagttaaaagggaaatcagctcacttctggttgccaGCCGCATCTCAAGAACGCCTGTATTAAGTCCCCTAAAATCCACCACCTACCCTGTTTTTAGAGAGGTCTAAATTTTAAAAGGGACTCTTCTAAAATATCACGTACTAGTGCTGCAAAGATTAAAAGGAAGGCATTGATTTCTTTAGGAAAATTATTTAAGAAGAAGACGCGATAGTTTTCCTAGGAGTGAGGGTCTTGGAGAAGCCTGGGACCTGTCCTTTGTCTCACTACTGGATTCAAGACCTCGACCAAAAGTTCGTCTGGTCGACCGCACACCGGTGGCTTACCGCGCACAGGTGACCCAGTTGGTTCAGCACTGGGCTGCCGTGCAGGAGGTCGTAAGTTTAACCCCGGCAGGACCAACACTAaaggtctttaaataattgaggagaaagagctgcctttgtaatgacatctgcaaatggttagactttcaagtctcctCGGATAAGGACGGTAAACCGTAGGTTCCCCTACCAGAACCCTTCattgttcataatcctgtgggacgtaaaagaacccacacacttgtcgcaaagagtagggcatgtagttcctggtgttgttgtctgtcttttgtggtgtatcatggtggggtgggtaaatgctcggagatgcTAGCTACATCAAACTAACGTAAActctaaaatctgagggtaaataAACATATGAACTAAAAACCGATGCCTCTTAAATTGTGTAGTTGTCTCATTTAAGCCCGTGCAAACGAATGCAACAACTACCAATATTGTTGGAATTTGTTGTttctgcagatgttggatggtgttggcagttgtgtgcaaacgaacgcaacgaCTCCCAACAATGTAAGGACATGTAGTTTATTATGAAAAGGATAAGACTCATAaaactttgtaaacttacaaaattcggctGCCATCCTGTTTTCAACAATTAATGCTCGGCTACCTACACGTGGACACCAAATGTAATGCCCGGCGTGGCctaaacaatgttggaagagctgtgcaTACGGATCCGGCAATGTTGCCCTACGCTTCGCCGATCACGGAAGAAAAGAAATgctgggagttgttggctcaaacgTTTGACCAGTCTCAACAGTCTCACGCAACAACATGTAACAGTGTgagcaaacggacgcaacatgtaacaccAAACAATATTGGCCATCATTGTTACGTCCGTTCGCACGGGGCTTTAGGAGCAAAGTAAAGGTAGTCGCAAAACCGTGCAAGCAAAACAGCAAGGGGAAGGGTTTGCACACGAAAAACAGATCGCGGTCAGTATTACGTCAAGCGTTGcgagaggcgcggtggcctcatggttagagtgctcgactccgaaTCGAGTGGTCCGTGTTCAGGTCCTGGCTggtgacattgtgttgtgttcttgggcaagacactttgcTCTCGCGGTGCCTCTTTatacccaggtgtataaacgggtaccagcgaaatgctgggggtaagtaaccttgcgatggactagcatcccatccaggaggagtagaaatactcctagtcgctttatggtaatgaaaccggagataagtgctagctcgtaagcagagactttactttactttactattACGTCAAGCGTTGCATTATAAGGAGTTTTTATTCCTTACCTCTTGAATACTCTTCTATTTTCGAGGATAAGTTAGAGCCTTTGTACTCGAACTGAGCCATTTCACTGTGTCCAACCGAAAGTTCAGTGTCTCCAGGAAGCCACTCGTATACCACTTCTTCAACAGAATGGCCATCTGGATGCAGTGGAGAAGAACAGAAATAAGTCACATACCTGTGAACACCTTATGCTATCCGCGTCTTAAAAGCAAGATCACAGAACATTCGGGCGATGCCATTGTTGTCTGCTATCCGGATGTGATGAGatgaaaattgacaaaaaaGGTAAAATTCGATATATTACAATACTTACAGCTGCCCAATTTGAGAAAACACGTCTGTGTATCCAATGGAAAATCACGGAGGTTCATTACGCAAGAGGCAAGCAACGTAACTCTGAGACGAACAATATTTGTTGTAATgttagaagaagaaaaagaacaagaacatgaagaagaagaagaagaagaagaagaagaagaagaagaagaagaagaagaagaagaagaagaagaagaagaagaagaagaagaagaacaacaagaagaacaacaagaagaacaacaagaagaacaacaagaagaacaacaagaacaagaacaagaacaacaagaacaacaagaacaacaagaacaacaagaacaagaagaagaagaagaacaacaacaacaacaagaagaacaagaacaagaagaagaacatgaagaagaacaagaacaagaacaagaacaagaacaagaagaagccacaacaacaacaacaatttcattGAAGAATGATGATAAGACCTAAATCGGATTTCTAACCATAATTATGTCACTGAAAAGACAATTATATTAAAACTATCGTTGCAAACGAGCTTTTGCTAATTTCCCAGGACTTACAAATGTAGTATTTAAATGTCATTTTTGGTGATTATAAAGCTTCAGTCTGGAATAAACGTCTAGCTCACCCTTTGCTAAGCTCGATACTTCCGTTGGGTCGTATGTGAACAACACTGTGAATTTGTTCGTTGGGTATCATCATGTTTGATTCTCGTGCATTGTAGCAGAACGGATCTGGAACCCAAAGGTTATCAATGTCTTTCCCGTGCAAGGTGAGAGTGCGATTCAACTTTCCTACAAGCCTCGGATCATGCCAGTACTGGCGAAAATAGCCATATACTTTGTACTCCTGTCAATCAAACGAAGCGGTTAACAAGGTAAGGCACAGATCTTTTTGTAATCACTTTTGGAATTACCGTGATCGTTGTTTTCATTTGGTTGAAGTTGTGATTCCTCGAAAGGACCgcatgaaaaacaaacacaagagGTTTTACACAGTTTTCACATCTCTATACATAAGGGCCTAGATCCCAGCTTTTGGAGGTAACCCTAAATAGTGACAATTGTTAACATGTAAGTTAAATCAGTTCTTTGGTTTATTGactgattgattaattgattcattgattcattgatgGATAGATCAATGACTGGATTGATTGGTTGTCtcgttgattgattgattgattgattacgTTGTTACTATCCCCTTTCAGTGAAAATGGAAGATACTAGCTACTggaagctactctaaaatccgacgGTAAATAACGATATGAAATGATATGATATGGAAGTGTTCAATGAAATGATAGTGTtgactgtttttgttttgtcgtcGTTCCCTGAAATGTAAGAATAAGTCTGGTTGATTGATGGATGACTggttaattgattgattgattgattgattgatcaatCGACCATCAATCAACAAACTGTCAGagtgactgactgactgattgactgactgattgacggACTGATTAACTGACTGAGTGACTGACTGATTAGTTGTTGATTGAGTAACTGACTAACCAACTGATTGAGTGACTTTCTGGCTGACTGCCTCGCTAACTAACTGACTGCGGAACgaactgactgactgaatgaTTAACTGACTGACTATGTGACTGAATGCTTCACTGACTGATTGACTAAGTGACGGACTGAATTACTAACTGACGGACTTATTGAATGAGTGACTGTCTTATTGCCTGACTGATTGACTAAGTGATTAAATGAGTGGCTAACTGACTGACCTATTGACTGAATGACTGATTTagtgactgactgattgactatGTGACCGACTACAAgtaaggattacgtttttgcaaacgttggccgtgtagcacttatatttgaacagacttaactgattagagtgtaatgtgaagtgctaagtatctactcTATATGacccatgtgagcgttagccctactgatggaaatgggcccacacaggTAGATCCTTAGTACTtgacattacactctaatcagttaagtctgttcaaatacaAGTGCTatattgactgactgactgactgagtgAGTGACTAACTGACTGATAATTTACTGAGTGAGTGACTAACTGACTGaataactgactgactgactgactaactCACTGATTAAATGTGTGACTGACTTATTGACTAACTGaataactgactgactgacggATTTAATGACTGACTGATTTACTGACTGACtaactgagtgagtgagtgagtgagtgagtgactgACTAACTGACTGATTGGCTATGTGACTCACTGATTCACTGAGTGACTGAGTGACTGagtgactgactgattgactacCTGATTGACTGAGTGACTGACTGAATTACTAACTGAGTGTCTGAGTGGCTGATTGATTGACTAAGTGAGTGACTGAATAACTGAGTGACTGACTGAATTACtaactgactgattgattgactgacagAGTGACTGACTGaataactgactgactgattgtctaagtgactgactgattgactgactgactgactgactgactgactgactaactGACTGATTGACAGAGTGACAGACTGACTAACTGTCTGAGTGACTATGTGACTGACTGATTCACTGACTGACTAACTGACGGACTGATTGACTGAGTGACTGACTGAGTGCCACTcggactgactgattgactgagtGACTGCTGgctaactgactgactgacagaCTTGCCGTCTGGCTGAGTGACTGTGAACGTGAAGCCAACGAAAAATTGCTGACTCATCATCATCCACCTTGAGGTATGAAACGCTCGAGATGTTAAACTATTGAGGTAGGGAAGTTTTCTGGGTCATAAACCAAAGTGACTAAGAAAAGATGTCAACGGCAATTGCAATCGCACTTACCATATTAGCTTCCTCGATGTTTCCAAAAGATTCAACGTACAAATTATTTCTGATGGAAAGAACTTCACCCGTTTCTGCAGCACAATGCAAGGCAAGTTAAACAAGCACCAACTAGAGCAGCACGACCCAAACCTAATGTCGAGACAGACTTCTTTAAAATATGAGTTTCATGAATACAATGGTAATTTACCAAAGCTTGGAAGCAACGTCTTATCGTACTTGTCGAAAAAAGCGGAAATGACATCAGCATCCACTCTGAAACGAATATAAAAAATCGGTGCATCATTCCGGAATATTTTGTCCCCCTTGGTAGAATCTCATCAGGCTGGGAGTTgaacataaaaaaaagaaaacataaaaaataaagtaaaacgTAAAACGATTGAAATTTTTCGAGCGATGTTATTCCGGAGGGTGGAAGGggaggtgggggagggggggattGCAGCTTTATTGGTTGACGGTTGACTCACGGTATCAGGAGGAAATTCCTCTATGACTTTTTGTGAATTTGTGTTTAGGAAATGGTTTTGATCTGTTTCGTCACTTCGCATAACTTGAAACAAGTAAATGTATCTGTAATTGGAAAGTGTTTTTCAAGTCCAATAACGCGGACAAAGTATTCGTGACGAATACTCAATGTCTGCGAGACATCAATATTCAAAGCTTTCAAATCAGACTGCATTCTGAAACCCTCGCAAAGAGCTTCACTTCCACAGTTTGCATCGCCTTGAATCGAGTTCAGTCCGAATTGCAGGCTGGACCAGTTGCCTGAGTGGTTAACATGCTTCAtaatcaaaaaccaaaattattgAACGAAACAAGTGTCATACTTACTGGTGAGATATTAATAGCAAAGCCGAGAGGACCCAGGAATGACGAACGGCAGACTTCATTCTTGTAGCTGACACAAAAAGACAAACTTCAAATGCTTTCGATGGTGTGGCAAAAATGACGTTTTCATAATAGGCATCGACAGAGTGATTTCCTCACATCCTTAAAATTACTTGTAATCTTAACAACACACCTTAATTCtatttgaaaatgatttttgatGACCGATATCTAGTGACGACGTCTGGCCCCTTCCATTGGAATCCAGAGGTCAAAAATTAAACTATTCAGCTCTGTCTCCAAAGCTCTTTTTCTTGTGGTTTGTCTGTGGTCGAATGAGAGAGAATGTTTAACAcatatattaaatgaaaggtgttacaattgaaccgactgggaactcggaaaaatccgagccccagatgggattcgaacccacgaccctccgtgatctagtacggatgctctaaccactgagctactggagactttatggtgagcaagggtgaaatgtgggtatttgactcgagctgcatcacgcagccacagagtcaaatatcaactgacagcatagctcataactgcatcgcgcagtcacattgagagcGTCATTaaacgatgcggccaaccaaccaccaaagtgagagagaatgtttaacacataaataatattatttaacaCATATATTCCATTTAATATATGTGTTAAACATTCTCTCTCATTCGCTCACTCTGGTGTTTAGTTGACCGCATCGTTtaatgatgctctcaatgtgactgcgcgatgcagttatgagctatgctgccagtcgatatttgactctgtggctgcgtgatgcagctccaGTCAAATACCCatatttcacccttgctcaccatggagtctccagtagctcagtggttagagcatccgtactagatcacagagggtcgtgggttcaaatcccatctggggctcggatttttccgagttcccagttggttcaattgtaacacctttcatttaaaattTGTCTGTGGTCCAATTTTTAATATGAAATCGGCGTTGGCGTTCAGTTATGACCATTCACGAGTTGTTTCATGTAATGAACCTGGCTCAAGATCATTATAACGCAATTTTCATTATTGCTATTAGGCATTACTATCTTTTGGCATGTGAGAATTAAAGATTGTCATTTTGGATTAAGGCAGACATTTAAGTCACCCACGGTAGAGATTCCATGAGATACGCGCATGCACATAGCTGGTCATTTTCAAACGGGCTACGCCGCCATTGTACGTGCTGGTCACAATGTAACCACAAAATCCCTTTTTTCTTCACCACGTTCTTGTCCCCGGATCATAAAGAGAAGTCACCTTTTATGTCTAATcaaaatttatttgattttccATAAGCACGTTTCTCGATATTTTTCTTGTGATCATACCACGAaacaaagcaagaaaataaTTCTTTACGTGACCTCTTTGCGTATCCATGATAAGAAGGTATCAAGATGTGCGTCTTAAATTCATGAAAAAAGTTGGTGTGAACATGACGACGACTGACGACTGGTACGACTGGCTCGGTCAGTTGAGCATCGGACTCAAGTTCATTCGTGCCGGAGATACCCCGGTCACAGCGTCTTAAAACTGAGGAGGAAGACTTAGTGCTGCCTATGTAGTTCAGTTCATCGGCAAATGGtcaacatctacatctacaatTATAATCCACAAAGGTTTCCCAAACACGTGGACACAAGTTGGTCAGTTCTGAAGTCACAGCTTAACAGTAAATTATACAAGAAGTACGATAGACCTTTTAAATCGATAATAGA of the Montipora capricornis isolate CH-2021 chromosome 7, ASM3666992v2, whole genome shotgun sequence genome contains:
- the LOC138057113 gene encoding glycine receptor subunit alpha-2-like, with amino-acid sequence MKSAVRHSWVLSALLLISHQVDADVISAFFDKYDKTLLPSFETGEVLSIRNNLYVESFGNIEEANMEYKVYGYFRQYWHDPRLVGKLNRTLTLHGKDIDNLWVPDPFCYNARESNMMIPNEQIHSVVHIRPNGSIELSKGVTLLASCVMNLRDFPLDTQTCFLKLGSYGHSVEEVVYEWLPGDTELSVGHSEMAQFEYKGSNLSSKIEEYSRANFSILTATFFFHRRIGYFLIQVYFPNIFVVVLSWIVFWMEKDDIGNRMALGITTILTIMFLLGSLNGNLPKVSYPKALDWYLLVSFIFVFLSLIECLIVFVVARKASNFKDKAIRFKKRATPLSSRLCSSLKTCLFGSRTHRRNPNEYNRNDQRSNFEDDIEMAHGVTKANRFVMDDGVLDQTTQRSKRMMKRAEIIDKISRVLFPLTFVAYNIFYWNYY